TGAAGTGATAGAGGCAAAATGGCTATTTCACCTTAAGCCTGAACAGATCGATGTGATCGTGCATCCGCAATCAATTATTCATTCGATCGTTCAGTTTCAGGATGGTTCCATGAAAGCCCAGATGGGCTTGCCCGACATGAAGCTGCCTATTCAATATGCATTGGCATACCCGAATCGTTTACCTTCAACTTTTAAACGGTTTAATTTTTTAGACTATCCCAATTTAACCTTCGAGCAACCTGATAAAAAAGCATTCCGTTGTCTTGATCTGGCATTTCAGGCCATGAATAAGGGCGGAAATACAGCTTGTGTACTTAATGCCGCCAATGAAATTGCCGTGGCAGCGTTTTTGCAGGATAAGATCAGCTTTGTGAAGATCGCTGATGTGATTGAACAATGTATGAGTAAAATTAATTTTATCGCAAAGCCCTCTTATGAAGATTATGTAAATACAAACAAAGAAACCCGTAAATTTGCGCTGACGTTATTGTAATAAATGGGTGTAATATTTAAACACACCCCTGCTCCTCTCAAGAGGGAAGGCCATCGTTTTGGCGACAATAACTTAATAACTGATAACTAAACCATGATCCAGGCCATTCAATTTATACTTAGCCTCTCGATTCTAATTGTGCTGCACGAGCTGGGGCACTTTATTCCTGCTAAACTTTTTAAAACTAAAATTGAAAAATTCTATTTGTTTTTCGATCCATGGTTCTCACTTTTTAAAATAAAGCGTGGTGAAACAGAGTACGGCATCGGCTGGCTTCCTTTGGGCGGCTATGTAAAAATTGCAGGCATGATCGATGAGTCGATGGACAAAGAACAAATGAAACTTCCTCCTCAACCCTGGGAGTTTCGCTCCAAACCTGCCTGGCAGCGTCTCATTATTATGTGTGGTGGTGTAACCGTGAATGTTATACTTGGTGTACTTATTTATGCAATGGTACTGTTTGCCTGGGGCGAAGAATATCTCCCGACTAAAAATGCTAAGTATGGCATTGCTTGTGACTCTACCGCATTGAGAATGGGCTTTAAAGATGGGGATAAAATACTTTCTGTTGACAATAAAGAGGTGGACAATTTTAACAAGATCCCTCTTGAAATAATTTTAAATAAAGCCAAAAGTGTGCAGGTGGATCGGGATGGACAGAAATTAGATATTCCGATAAAAGAAGAATATTTTACGGAACTTATCAAGGGCAAGGTCTCATTATTTGATATACGTATGCCTTGTGAGGTGGATTCCGTTATTCCCGGAATGGCTGCCGATTTAGGAGGATTAAAGAAAGGAGATAAAATAATTTCAATTGATTCTGTTCCGACGGCCTTTTATCAAAATGTTGTGCAGTCTCTTCAACGCCATAAGGAGGCATTCGTAAAGGTTAATGTGAATCGTAATAACGATACTGTTGCGTTGAAGATATATGTATCAGCTGAAGGAAAGTTGGGTTTCATTAACAAAGGCCCTTTGGACTATTTTCAGTTTTCTACACGTAGCTACAGCTTTTTGGAATCATTTCCTGCCGGTATCCACAAAGGGGTCGAAACAATGGACAGTTATATCAAGCAAATGAAAATGATATTTACCACAAAGGATGCTCACAAATCCCTTGGCGGTTTTATAACCATTGGTAAAGCATATTCGCCTGTATGGGATTGGCAGCGTTTTTGGGTATTTACAGCATTTTTATCTATTGTGCTCGCCATTATGAATATATTGCCTATTCCGGCGTTAGATGGCGGGCATATGATGTTTTTGCTTTACGAAGTGATAACGCGCCGTAAGCCAAATGAAAAGGTAATGGAATACGCGCAATATGCCGGAATGATGTTATTGCTGGCATTATTGTTGTACGCCAATGGAAATGATGTGATGAGGCTGTTTATAAAATAAAGGTCCTCACCCCTATCCGGAGGAGAGGGAGTTTGATAAACCTATTTAATATGACACGGTTAATTTTATTGCCTCAAAAATTTTTTTCCCTCGCCTGCCTGTCGAAGCATTTCTGCGTAGACACGGCCCCTCGTCCCTCGTTTCTCGCTTGCCTGCCGAAGCATTTCCGCGCAGGTGTGGCCCTTTTGTCTCTTATCTCATGTCTCATATCTCACATCTCCTTTTCCCAAAGCACAACTGTTTCGCCCTCCTCCGATAAGCCCAAAATTGCCCCCCCTTCAATGATTGAAAGGAAAGACACACGCAAAGTATTAGTCATTCCTTTTGAACCAAAATTGTATATGTCGGAAATTGACCAGAATGTGAATAAGGAAACAAAGATGAATTTTAATCAGATCCGCTATGCCTTTCGTTCCGGGCTTGATTATAGTGTTGTTGCAGAATTCAAAAAAAAATACAGCGTAATTTCATTGTTGAGTGATACGGCCAGGTCAATGAGCGATCAGTATTACATTTATTCCTCAATAGCTTATAAATATGATGTTGTTCCGGATTCAACCGGAAAGACACAAGCAGACCATATGATAAATAAGCCTAAAATTCAAAACGGCCAGATCATAGTTGCTACCAACGACCAGCGAAAATTCATGAATACAAGAATCACCAACCCGAATTTACTGACCACCCTTCATAAAAAATATGGTACGGAGATATTTATTTTTATTAACCAACTCGACATGAAGATCAACGTTGATAATAGTGGAAATAGCACTACCGGAGGGTTTGACCGCACCGCGGCGGTTCATTATTCCATATTTGATCTGAGCGGCAATTTATTGAATTCAGGACTAGCAACTAAAAATTTTCCTGCTAATACGAATAACCCCAATAGAATAGTAAATGACTATTTTTCCGGTATAGCAGAAACAATCCTCGCAAATTATCTCGCTGCAACGGCTCCAAAAGTTGAAAAGGGTAAAGGAGTGCTCGAATGGCAGGACGGGAAATAATTATTTGACCAGATCCAACATCACAGACTTTTTCCCCAACGCTGCTTTCGCCTTATTAAATTGCGTTACTATCTTATCATTATTCAAATTACCAATACTGCCTTGGTGTGTATATACAACCTTCTTAGGACGTGTAAATTTTCCTTTGGCAATTGTTTCTCCAACTTGTTTGTACGCATCACGGAATGGGATCCCCTGCATTACTAATTGATTGACAGATTCAACGCTGTAAAGCATATCGTATTTCTTGTCGTTCAATATATCCTTTTTAATGGAAATGTTTTCGAGCATTAATATGGTCATAGCAATGCATTCCTGCAGGGATATAATGGCAGGAAAAATAATTTCCTTGGTTAATTGCAGGTCCCGGTGATAGCCCGATGGCAGGTTATTAGTGAGTAATGTAAGTTCATTTGGAATGGATTGTATCCTGTTGCAACGCGCACGGATCAACTCGAATACATCAGGATTCTTTTTATGCGGCATAATGCTTGAACCTGTTGTTAACTCATCAGGAAACGAAACAAAACTGAATTCCTGGTTCATATATAAGCACATGTCGTATGCCAGCTTCGCTAATGTGGAGGCCACATTAGCCATTCCCATGGCCGTAACTTTTTCCGATTTTCCCCGTGTCATTTGGGCATAAACAACATTGTGGTTCAGGCTTTCAAAACCAAGACAGTCGGTTGTCATTTTACGATTTAGCGCAAATGAGGATCCATAACCGGCTGCAGAACCGAGTGGGTTTTTGTTCACCACATCATAGGCTGCCGTAAGCATTCCCACATCATCAACCAAACTTTCGGCATAGGCTCCAAACCACAAGCCGAACGAAGAAGGCATTGCTACCTGGAAATGTGTATAGCCGGGGAACAAATGATCTTTGTACTTTTCACTTTGCTTAATGAGCAGCTTGAAAAGCTCTTCAACACTGTCAGTTATCTCTTTTATATTTTCGCGCAGAAATAATTTTAGATCAACCAACACCTGATCGTTGCGGGAGCGGCCCACATGAATCTTTTTGCCGGTTTCGCCAAGAGCTTGTGTAAGCATCAACTCTATTTGCGAATGTACATCCTCTACTCCATCTTCAATTTTAAATTTTCCGGCTTTAATTTGTTTGTATATTTTTTTTAGTTCTATCTCTATCTTTTTTAATTCCTCTTTTGTCAGCAGGCCAATAGAAGTTATCATCCGTGCATGCGCAATAGAGCCAAACACATCGTATTTAGCCAGCTGTATGTCGAACATCGCATCGTTGCCAACGGTGAACAGTTCTATCTTTTCGTTTGTTTTATATCCTTTTTGCCAGAGTTTCATACGGTAAAGGTATGTACTTTATTGATATTGTTTTTCAGCGATTACAATTTGTAACCAACTGAAACCTTCCTGTTTTAGGTTTGGTTATCTCTTTTTCCCTTTTCCTTTATTTAATTCTTTCTTTTTCTCTGCTTCGGGCAAATAATTGTCTTTGGATATTACTTTTTTACCTGTCCGGCTTTCAAGTTCTCGTCTTGCGTTGCCTGCTACGCTCCCTCCTTGTTTAGCTGCTTTGCGATTTTCTATAAATCCTTTTGGATTCTGCGTCTTTACAATTTCAGTTGTCGAAGCCTCTCCAAGCATTGAAAAGATCAACTCAAGGTCGGTCATGTGGTCTCTGAGGTTTTGGCTTTTAAGACCTTTTACATTTTTGTATTGTGTAGGGGTTAATCCAAATGTCGCTTTTGAAATTTCAGCAGTAAGGATCGCGTATTCTCTTTGCTCTTTTACTCCCCTGTTTTTCCATTCTTCTGTCAGTTCTTCACGTATCGCGATACTGCGCATACGTTTTTCTATCCAGTCGTCAGAATACCCTTTCAGTTTATAAAGTTCTCTTGTGCGTTGGGTCGCTAATTCCGGATTTTCAATTTCGTCCAATCTGTCCGAGCCAACTTGCGCCAACCAAAGTTTAAAGGGTTCTGCTTTTGGTGATGGAATAGATTGAATAATTCTCAGAAGCCCCTGAGCATTGGCGGCTTGAACTTTTCGTTTTTTGCCGTCAGCAGCCATCATTTCAACCAGGGGACAAATTGTCCCCCAGTTGGAATTTAGCTGAACATCACGCTTTTTCATTTTTTTGATATAATCCTTTACATCAGAAGTATCCGTTAATAATTGAACTACATCCTGAATAGAAAAATACCACTTCTGCTCGGTTTCATCCCAAGCACTTCGTATTTGTTTGCTTTCAAATAGTTTAATGTTACTCATAATGTTGTGAACAACTCTATCTTTTCGTTTGTTTTATATCCTTTTTGCCAGAGTTTCATGGGTTAATTTTTGATTTTCTTTTTTTCTCCCGATAATTTTATTTTTTCATCTATTTCAAAAGTGATAGAGTTTTTTAAAAAATCTTGAATATGTACCTGCCCCTTCCCATATGCCCATAAAAACAATTCGATACCTAATGGTGAAGGTTGCAGTATCATTCCTCCAACATTGCTTTCGGGAAAAGTTTTTTGAATGTGTTCCTTTCCGCCAAATTGAAAATACCCATCGATTAAGTCTTCTTTTAAAAGACCAAAAATGGAATGATTAATTAAGTTTGAAATTTCTTTTTTCTCTTCTTCAACAAAATCCATTGCTATAGCATATGTTTCAATTGGGATAAATACCCTTAAATTATTTCTTTCTTGGTCAAATGCAACATTTGTAGACTCCCCGTTGTATAGCTCTTTAACAGTGTGATACATAATATAGTGCAGGCGCAATTGATAGGATGATAGCCTACTTATAAGCGCATTAAAATAAGCCCCCCTATCATCTCTTGATATTCCACTTCTTGATGAAGCGAGTACTCCACCAAAGTAATCAACGGAAAGAAAATCATCACAATATGAGCCTTCGTTAATTATTCCTTTTAATACTTTCGGAGAAACCCCACCACTTTCCTCGTCAAGCTTTTTACCTAATTTTTTGCCTGCATTAGAAAAAATATTTTTCAATGTATCCACCCTTTTTTCTGTAAAATCTTTTAACCCTTTTCCGAGATAATCGGCAGTTGGTCCAAGTATTTTTCCAACAATTTCTTTACTTCCTAAAATGGTTAACCCCGTTCCTATGTCCATTTATTTATTATTTTATTATTTCCCCCAACAACCTCCTATAAACCTCAATCCCCTCCTTTATTTCACCCAATCCAATATACTCATCCGCCGAATGTGAGCGTGCACTATCACCCGGCCCTATCTTCACCGAAGGCGCATCAATCAGCGATTGGTCGGATAAAGTAGGTGAGCCAAATGTTTTAATGCCAAGTGTCTTCGCTGCTTTTACAAGTGCATGATCTTTACTAATAAAAGAAGGCTGCAGGCGTGTTGAGCGTGGCATAATATCGGAAGACACATGCTGTTTAATAATGGCAAGTGTTTCTTCATTGGTATAAGCATCTGTTGTACGCACATCAACTGTAAATTTACATTCATCAGGAACCACGTTATGCTGTTTGCCTGAATTAATAATGGTGGTACTCATTTTTACCGGCCCCAGTGTTTCAGATACTTTTGGGAACTGGTAATTTTTTATCCATTCAATATCTTTTATGGCTTTGTAAATGGCGTTATCGCCTTCGTTGCGTGCGGCATGTCCTGCAACGCCTTTTGCTGTGCAATCCAAAACCATCAAACCTTTTTCGGCAATGGCCATTTGCATTTGAGTTGGTTCACCTACAATTACACAATCCAAAGCAGGCAAATCTTTGAGGATCTTCGCAATGCCATTATTCCCGGAAATTTCTTCTTCAGCTGTAGCGGCAAGGATAATATTGTATTTCAGATCAGCTCTTTCATAAAATGATACAAAGGTCGCGATCAGTGCTACCAATGGTCCTCCTGCATCGTTACTGCCGAGGCCGAATAATTTAGCTTCTTCTACTTCCGGCAAGAATGGGCTGCGTGTATAGCCAGCATTGGGCTTTACCGTGTCATGGTGAGAGTTTAATAATATAGTAGGTTTACTCTTATCGAAATGTTTATTGAGGACCCATACATTATTTTTCTTACGCTGCGTTTTCATATTCCGTTCCGCAAAAAAATTCTCAATCGCTCCTGCTGTTCCTTCTTCCTCTTTACTGAATGAGGGAATCGCAATAAGCTCTTTCAGCAGTTCTACCGCATCATGAAATAATTTTTCAGACGTTACCGCTTCGCTCATTTATCAAATAATAATTTTTGGTGGGCTTTAGTGTTTTGGTGTTTTAGTGGCAATTTAATTTTAGCCACCAAAGCCTGCCTACCGGACAGGCGGGCACGAAAGCTCCAAATTTTCACCAAATATTTTTCTAAAAAATTCACAATAATCCTATTTAACAGATGCGTGTGCCAATGGGCTGTGTATTATTTATAATAGATGGCAAATGAAATGCATTACAAATGTATACCGAATGAACACCTTTTGCGATGGTCTCGAAAGCATTGTCCAGCTTGGGAATCATTCCTTCATAAATTTGTTTTTTGCTTTTTAATTCTTCGAACTGTGATTTTTTCAATTCACGTATAAAGGAAGTATCATCATTTACATCAAGTAATACCCCGTTTTTCTCAAAGCAATAAAATAAATGTGTTTCGAATTTTTTTGCTGTTGCATAAGCCAATACCGCGGCGATTGTGTCAGCATTGGTATTTAGCAGGTTTCCGTTTCCGTCATGTGTAATAGGACAAACAACCGGCATTACATTTTGCGCAAGAAGTGAGGATATCAATTCTACATTCACGGAATCATCTTCTATATCACC
The Bacteroidota bacterium DNA segment above includes these coding regions:
- the argH gene encoding argininosuccinate lyase; protein product: MKLWQKGYKTNEKIELFTVGNDAMFDIQLAKYDVFGSIAHARMITSIGLLTKEELKKIEIELKKIYKQIKAGKFKIEDGVEDVHSQIELMLTQALGETGKKIHVGRSRNDQVLVDLKLFLRENIKEITDSVEELFKLLIKQSEKYKDHLFPGYTHFQVAMPSSFGLWFGAYAESLVDDVGMLTAAYDVVNKNPLGSAAGYGSSFALNRKMTTDCLGFESLNHNVVYAQMTRGKSEKVTAMGMANVASTLAKLAYDMCLYMNQEFSFVSFPDELTTGSSIMPHKKNPDVFELIRARCNRIQSIPNELTLLTNNLPSGYHRDLQLTKEIIFPAIISLQECIAMTILMLENISIKKDILNDKKYDMLYSVESVNQLVMQGIPFRDAYKQVGETIAKGKFTRPKKVVYTHQGSIGNLNNDKIVTQFNKAKAALGKKSVMLDLVK
- the argB gene encoding acetylglutamate kinase; this encodes MKEKLYIIKIGGNVLDAPKALDRFLGDFAGIKGKKILVHGGGKIATELGKKLGIETKMVEGRRITDEATIDLVTMTYAGLINKKVVAALQSKSCNAIGFSGADGNLIKAKKRPVKTIDYGFVGDIEDDSVNVELISSLLAQNVMPVVCPITHDGNGNLLNTNADTIAAVLAYATAKKFETHLFYCFEKNGVLLDVNDDTSFIRELKKSQFEELKSKKQIYEGMIPKLDNAFETIAKGVHSVYICNAFHLPSIINNTQPIGTRIC
- a CDS encoding M20 family metallo-hydrolase, which encodes MSEAVTSEKLFHDAVELLKELIAIPSFSKEEEGTAGAIENFFAERNMKTQRKKNNVWVLNKHFDKSKPTILLNSHHDTVKPNAGYTRSPFLPEVEEAKLFGLGSNDAGGPLVALIATFVSFYERADLKYNIILAATAEEEISGNNGIAKILKDLPALDCVIVGEPTQMQMAIAEKGLMVLDCTAKGVAGHAARNEGDNAIYKAIKDIEWIKNYQFPKVSETLGPVKMSTTIINSGKQHNVVPDECKFTVDVRTTDAYTNEETLAIIKQHVSSDIMPRSTRLQPSFISKDHALVKAAKTLGIKTFGSPTLSDQSLIDAPSVKIGPGDSARSHSADEYIGLGEIKEGIEVYRRLLGEIIK
- the rseP gene encoding RIP metalloprotease RseP, whose product is MIQAIQFILSLSILIVLHELGHFIPAKLFKTKIEKFYLFFDPWFSLFKIKRGETEYGIGWLPLGGYVKIAGMIDESMDKEQMKLPPQPWEFRSKPAWQRLIIMCGGVTVNVILGVLIYAMVLFAWGEEYLPTKNAKYGIACDSTALRMGFKDGDKILSVDNKEVDNFNKIPLEIILNKAKSVQVDRDGQKLDIPIKEEYFTELIKGKVSLFDIRMPCEVDSVIPGMAADLGGLKKGDKIISIDSVPTAFYQNVVQSLQRHKEAFVKVNVNRNNDTVALKIYVSAEGKLGFINKGPLDYFQFSTRSYSFLESFPAGIHKGVETMDSYIKQMKMIFTTKDAHKSLGGFITIGKAYSPVWDWQRFWVFTAFLSIVLAIMNILPIPALDGGHMMFLLYEVITRRKPNEKVMEYAQYAGMMLLLALLLYANGNDVMRLFIK
- a CDS encoding Bro-N domain-containing protein, which translates into the protein MSNIKLFESKQIRSAWDETEQKWYFSIQDVVQLLTDTSDVKDYIKKMKKRDVQLNSNWGTICPLVEMMAADGKKRKVQAANAQGLLRIIQSIPSPKAEPFKLWLAQVGSDRLDEIENPELATQRTRELYKLKGYSDDWIEKRMRSIAIREELTEEWKNRGVKEQREYAILTAEISKATFGLTPTQYKNVKGLKSQNLRDHMTDLELIFSMLGEASTTEIVKTQNPKGFIENRKAAKQGGSVAGNARRELESRTGKKVISKDNYLPEAEKKKELNKGKGKKR